The genomic stretch ttcAAAAGGGGCCTTTgtgcaggaaccaggctgtgcacaatgcacatgctgtgcacaagtgcacaatgcacatgctgtgcacaagtgcacatgccctcaattcagattgcagcttaacaatctatccttttattttcagattcaaatacaactataaatgaccctacttgattcttactttgattcaaacaaagttgcagcaggcAAAATGTTCAATCGTTAACATTCGAActactgaaactaattgacgacatttgtcgactcgactatattagcattaacatacacaatcgtagccaaaaatcaaacattcagaagtatgggacacatgactcaacttatactgattaaaacagaattgtattttgaggaatcagttagtcagtacaaattcggAATACCACCAGTACGTacgccttatcagaataggaggggagggattcagacaaacacagaggctCAAACAAAGTGgccaaacaaaagttgataaaattaaaacaaatatgaacaaacTTTCAAAGaccaatcacacggactaaaaaaaaagaaaaagaaaataagactcacctcaaatctttgaaaaatcaaaacctcgactcggatttggacagacctttcttaaggctgaatggattttaatcgaagtgtttctcagatgagaaacactttgattaaagtccattagaccttaacctcttcggttgaaccggtataaaccagtgacgaagaaatacaaaaatttccaaagctcagatccgggattcaggcttccttggtcagattcggaccaaaccaagtatggtttggtcacgaggggggtctggggagtgtctggtgtgaagctggggttggttggtgtaaaacgagttttaactcgaatcttcaaatgaagattcgaggacctaggggatggttcgaactacatggttagcagatccatgttcaggatggcaagggggttctagggtgttaaggggaaggtcaccggcgttcaggccgccgggtttctggtgaaagtgtgcaggggcggctagggtttgaaggggatgggtttgggtgaagacgacgaagccggggtattggataggggggtagggtaaggatttgggcttatatagttggtgggtgggtcgatctcaaccgttagatcaatctagatctacggtttggatctgatggtcttaagtgaaacggtgtcgtttcaaatgttgagggtttgggtttggtccgggtgtaaacgggtcgggtttgttgatgggttatgggaattgatcttggccgtcgatcactctgagatcaacggcccagatcaggcacgattcaaacgacgtcgtttggacgtcctgggcatcaggtgacctgggctgggcaggcctgggtcttgggctgttcgtttgggctgagtttgttgggccaattttaacaaattggcccaaatccggaaggggtctttcctttccctttttttttattttttttttttttttatttctttttcttatttattttaaaacaaaactaagccaaaaatcaaattaaaattaaatatacactcaaatacaattatttgcacacatactaaaatatttcaaaacaggtaaggtcaaaccaaacaaaatcacggacgaaaaatgcctattcacgattttctatttaacgaccgaattacggtttgaattacgcaggacacatatatattttttgaattttattttaataaagtaaataaataagaatgggccaaaatcacaaataaatccacaaggtgccgcacagaaatccgaaattgtacagcggggccaattatttatttttttatttctttttggagcgattgtcgtgtgaagcaaaaatcacgtgctcacaatggaaattaaagaacatagatatttctaatacttctatgaataaagtcacttatggaatttgtgcatttgcacgttttgttcgtatcatatggatcatgccaaaagaaagaagggatagccttaacatacctggagtagggaaaactccgtataatatttcgttggaaaccttcgtggctTGAACTTAGATCCCCAAAAATTGGATTAAGCttctgctttttttttctttttttaaaattcttGAACGCAAACTGCTCGTTCTTCTTTGAATATTGAACGGAATTTTTCTTAATTTGTGAAAGCTTGAACGAAAATTTCTCCTTTTGAATTGAGATGAAGTGTTTATGTTTCTTGAGAGTTGAGAGAATAATGTTTCTATTCTTTTAATTGAAAAGAATCACATTCATTTGATTCATAATAGACTTTGTGGCAGATACTTGGTTAGTCATCATTGTGACTTCTGAGTCACATTCTTGATATAGAGGATTCTTGCCACGTGTTTGGGAAATGATTATTAtgttttttatccacttattagttaatcgggtaatgtcccattacccggtaattaactaattacccgcataatttaaaaattaccataaattacttaaaattctatttatttttaaaacacatcatatatactttatatattatactaccgtggtcatatggtacattgcatggtactagttcataattatcggctattatcgctcgacccctattttatttcaaattaacCACTTTCAACGAagctcgttttctttaatccgtgtaccctctTATTCTTTATAACtcttatttattgcttgctataaataacataagtacgttaacatcaagatgatctcatccccaattcttacatcggttaactgaaaacaaaattttaacgtacaatactttagggtgcaacatgtcgtAACTAATACTGTGAAGTATGACATCaccataatataatactgcaaggcaCAACATCATCTTAATATAATATTGCGGAACatgatatcgacgtaatattgcggggtgtaataTTATCTCTGCCGATAGGATGCCATTCCCGGAGAaatggaacatgaagcgtaagtgTTCCTACCTCGAGTATATTTTATTGCCCCTTCTTCCCCTCCTGaaataattttttcttgattatacaGCCACTGTTTGGTAACCGGGCGCGGTTCAGGACCTCTCGGGATGGATCAGATAGCTAGACTCTGCTTTTCCTTACAGCGAGCGTGTTTGGCGTAATTTGGCCAAAACACGGTGGCAGGCCAAGAACCACGGTATGCTTTTCATTGTCGTCATTACTAAGTTCCTTATGAGTATTCTTTGTGGTAGTGAGTTGATACGTCATTCTTTGTGTAGGCCTCGAGGAAGGTGTGTTGATGAGATCGCCTCCTCCTGGTGAAGAACAAGCCTCGAAACCTGGCAAgggcaagaagaggaagaaggaggCGTCGACCGAGGCTCCAGCTAAGACCGATGCCACAGTCTCGACTTTGACTGTTGCGGCAAGTCtttgtgaggatgatgatgatgattgccCTTTGGTACAAAGGGTAAGATGGAGTACTGAAGCTCTACAAGCTATTGGTCGAAAAGCCGACGAGTTAGGGGGTGGCCGATGTGGACCAAACTCGTGCTAAAGAGTCCCTCGAGGAAGGTTTGGGCGCAGTCCCCAAGCCTCAAGTAGGACATGGTACAGTCCGTGCCAGCGAACCTTCGACTGGATATTTCGGATGGTCTGCCTCCGAAATTCTTCAGGGTCAAGAAGAGAACCCTATAGATATTGATACCATGGGCGGCTTTGAATCGGGCCCTTCATTTTCTCCGGGAGAAATAAGGGACGCTCAAAACAAGTGTGATGCCGATGTGGGGGCCTCTCAGGGAGAGGATGATATGTTCAAGGACTACTTTATCGGCATCTACATGGACACAGACCTCGATGCCCCCGTCGCTCTCGAGGAGGCTGAGAAGCTTCAACAACAGGTAACATTCTCGACATACCTATTTGCGCTTCAAGATTTTCCCTTGTCTTTCTAATTCCTCTGCTTTTGTTATAGTTCAAGAAATTGTATGACCATGCCTTTTCTAAGCTCTAGGACGAGCTTTCATGCCATGATAGGAATTCGACAAGCTCACCTCGGAGCTGAATAAGTCGAAGGCTTCCTCTGCCCGAAAGGAAGAGGACTTGAGTAAGCTTCGGGCAAGCCTGAAGGGGGTGCATCAGGAACGGACTGGCTTTGTCGAGCAGGTAACATGGAATTTGTGTGTTCATCTTTACATCCTTATAACTCGATGCTTACTATCTTGTTCTGCCTTTGCAAATTGGGCAAAAGGATGCCCTAGTGAGGCAACTTCGGGAAGAGGTTGCAGCCAAGGACACAGAGATCCTCGAGCTGAAGAGGCAAAATGAGATCGTGACCTCAGAGAGAGATCTTTTACATGGAGAGTTGGCCTTGACCCAGGATCTTCTTCGAAGTGGTCAAAAAGAGGTCACTACACTATCTGCGGCCAAGGATGGGGCCGATGAAGATGCGTCCTCATATAAGAGAGATGCTACCACTGCAAACGATCGAACTAGGGAGATATCCGAGAAGGCCGAGCAGAAGTTGGCTCAGGTCGTTGCTTATGCTTGTCTGCAAGCTCGGAGGCAGGCCTTCGAGGAAGCTAGTGCCAAAGGTGTTGATCTCTCTGGTGAGATTAGGAAAGTCATGACCTTGGAGGAAGAATCAGCACCTTTAACTACTTCAGATGAGGACTCTGGAAGTGATTCAGACGGTAGAGAGGGTGAGGAATAGTCTCGTGTCGTCCTTTCTGCTTTTTCTGTTCTTCCTTTTGTGTATGGACTCCTCGAGGGAGTTTTGTAAAGATACATTCTGTAAACATATTTTTGGGAATGCAAAGAGACCCTTTTGTTTCACGTCTTCAAATTTTATTTTGTAGTGCTTATGGAAAGCTAGCCTTTTGAATTTTGACGTCGCCTCTTTAGAGCCCATACTTGGCATAATAAGGACCCTCAAGATCGGGCACCATCCTGGGGATAGATTGATACCCCTTTTAGATCCAATATTGTAGTATCAAAGATCCTCAATattgggcaccatctcgaggctagattgaTGCCCCTTTTAGAGCCCATTTTGTAGTATCAAAGATCTGCTCGATCTCGAGGCTAGATTGATGCCCCTTTTAGAGCCTATTTTGTAGTATcaaagatcctcgagatcgggcaccatctcgggGCTAGATTGATGTTGATATCTCCTTATATCCCATGGTTATAGTAACAGAGGTCATCGAGaccgggcaccatctcgaggctagattgaTAAGGAATCTTGACCCTTCGAACGTTGCATGGCCATGAAATGACCAAGGTGGTCCCACCGGTACACTTCCCCAAAAGTAATAATGGCCTAgctagaattaattggccttcagAGTGGGCGAACAATCgccgcttgctctatatatgagcTCGCTTTCCTCTTATTTGAGGACTTTGCTATTTTTGATCAACTATCCTTCTTGTAGAGCCTTTCTTCCTTGCATCAACGCTCCCattgttttaattcaaagcttTCATTTAATCTTTTATCTCATTCTTCTTGTTTCACCATAGTCATGGCTGCTACGCCCAAATTCTTTTACCAAGAAGATGGTAGTTCTGCCTCCGCTTCTCGCTCGGTCTGTGGTACACCGCTGGCGTCCAGTGAGATAACTTCGAGATGTTTTATCTCGAGGAGGGACTTTATATTAGAGAGACCACTCAATGTTCAGGGTCAttgggagcatgcatcgaggttcatctcGTCCATAAGAGAGGAACACCTTGGGGAGGTTAAGAGAGACTACAGATGGGGAGAAAAGGTTGTACTGTAGGTACTTCCCATGGAAGAGAGTATCATGGCACATGTAGAAGGGTTTTTTAGCGTATACACATATCCCTTTACATTGGGCCCCCTCGATAGGATTGTGCTCGAGTTTTGCAGAAGATTTCAGGTTAACCTGGCACAggttcacccgtcattttggaggatagtgttgatgataaggtactttTCAAAAAAAGTCGGGCTCGAATTCACCCTCGACCATCTTATTAGATTGTACCGGCCCTTGCATTACCGAGGCATAATTACTTTACGAAGTCGATCCACCCGCCCCTTTATTGCCATTAATGAAGAAGACGGGGACCTAAGGTAGATGAGTCGATTTGTCCGAGTGTAAACCGTCGATATTATCCCCGCAGAGTtcctgccatttcctgagaaatggaatttcacatgtaagtggtacacttgtgtttttatcatttttgccCATGGTGGAGGTAGACTCCGTAAAAAtgctttccttctcttttctaTAGCAATCCCGTGGCTGCCATATGAGATCCCCGACCTAGCGAACTGGACTTAGAAACTAGCGGCTTTCTCGACTTAtgatgagcgtaagtggcgagatcTATCCAAGGGTatatgggaggcaaaacaccacagTACATGTTCTGtgatatattttctttggaaggTACATTCTTTTATGTGTATTAACTCCATCACTGCAGGCATTGGAGAATTTTCTAAGATAAGACTATGCTCCCTCGGAGAGGATAAAGGGTCGTCGGCTTCGGGGCCGAGGAAtgataacaaacggaaggaatccGCGAAGGACGAAGGTGCTCATAGCAAGGCAAGCCTTGCTCAGAGGCTCAAAGAAGATGTATCAGCTGAGCTTGCAGAACTCTTTTCCGAGGATAGAGGCTTCTAGCCTCGGAAAAAAATGGTTCTTCCTTTGCCGCCATCTTCTTTTCCGGTCGAAGGTACTTTGAGGGATAAAGATTTTTGCCGCAACCTTATTCTCAAGTCGAAGGTACTTCATTGGATGTTCGAGGTCAGGGGCCTCCTAAATCAAGCGAGGTCCCGAGCAATCATATCCCCACCAAGAGCGGCTTAACTGGGGCCGATAGACTAGGCCAGTAGATGTACGCTCAACTTTTGAGGAGGCTCAGCGGCTCTGTTCCGTGGTGAGTTTTGGTCTGACTTCGTTGGTTTTTTAGTTTTGCATTCTCATTTTCTCACTAAGCTTCTTTTTCATAGacctttgacaagctcaagtctgAGCTGCTCCGCTATGAAGCTAGGTTACGGAAGGCCTTGGATGGGGgaaaatccctcaggcttctctGTGATATAAGGGCAAAGGAGTTGAGACATCTTCGGTAAGAGATGAATTGAAGCCTGAACTATGAAGGCCGTCTCGAGAAACAGGTAACCTCTGCTTTGAGGGAATGCGTGTCTCTTCTCCTATTCTTcggagattaatattttgatacttcagttGCAGAGTAAGACAGAGGACTTGGAACGCCTTTGGGGAAAAGTTGGTCAGGCCAAGTATAAGTGTAATGAGCTAAGGGCCCAGATAGATGCCCAAGTTATGGCGaagaagaatgctttggccaaggctttTGCCCTCGAGGTGCAGCTCCGGAACGCTCGTGAAAGCGGCTTGGTCCAGACGAGCATGATTGCAAAGCTCGAGTCTGaccttttgaagatgaaggccgaGGTTGTGAACACCCGGGCTGAAGTTGAAGAGGTTCGGGCCAAAGCTGATAAGAAAGTGGCCGTCTATTTAAAAGGTATTGCCGACGCTCAAGCTGAGTTGAGAGGGGCTTCCGATCGGGAGAGCAAAAGAAATGAATATGCCCGGTGCAAATCCCGAAGAGAAACCCTCGAGTAGATCCATGCTAGGGGCTTcaatctctcggaagagatagagCAGGCCAAGGCGGATGAATACGACGCCAAGTTCCTTGTATCCGATGCCAAAGATAATGAGGAAGGGGCCGATGGGGCCGCAGTCCCCTAGAGGAAAGTAGACTAGGCTTTTTCTTTCTGATTCATTATATAATGCTCTTAGAGAACATTAATAAATGAAGCCTTGTATTATTTCGCATACACATATACAAAGAAGTCTTTCGGTTTTCCCCTTTCATGAATTTCTCTTTGCTTGTGtatatctttctttttcttgaaaTTTGACATTTGTCAATGATTAGCCAGATGAGTTAGCCTTCGAGGAAAAAACCCTTTAGTTTTACAAATTGGCCCTGAGGCTTGTTAGGCTGGCCCGTGGGCTCTTACGCATTCGCCCTAAGGCATTTTTTAGTTAATCGTTTCAGGCTTAGTTGTCAAGTcaggttttgactcgagctcatcgACCCTTAAGTCTTTGAATTTTAagctggctcttaggctcttacgcgttaggTCGGTACGACTTCTAATATAGgctggctcttaggctcttacgcggtggatcggtacgacctctaatatggatttatttttccctcgttaaaga from Nicotiana sylvestris chromosome 12, ASM39365v2, whole genome shotgun sequence encodes the following:
- the LOC138883885 gene encoding uncharacterized protein, translated to MGGFESGPSFSPGEIRDAQNKCDADVGASQGEDDMFKDYFIGIYMDTDLDAPVALEEAEKLQQQEFDKLTSELNKSKASSARKEEDLSKLRASLKGVHQERTGFVEQDALVRQLREEVAAKDTEILELKRQNEIVTSERDLLHGELALTQDLLRSGQKEVTTLSAAKDGADEDASSYKRDATTANDRTREISEKAEQKLAQVVAYACLQARRQAFEEASAKGVDLSGEIRKVMTLEEESAPLTTSDEDSGSDSDGIGEFSKIRLCSLGEDKGSSASGPRNDNKRKESAKDEGAHSKASLAQRLKEDVSAELAELFSEDRGF